A region from the Enterobacter roggenkampii genome encodes:
- a CDS encoding formate/nitrite transporter family protein has product MKEVGEEKIGESDEELEIESEEKARGEKIEIDEDRLPSRAMAIHEHIRQDGEKEMERDAMALFWSAIAAGLSMGASLLAKGIFHVQLEGVPGGFLLENLGYTFGFVIVIMARQQLFTENTVTAVLPVMQNPTLGNFGLLMRLWSVVLLGNIIGTGIAAWAFEYMPIFDEPTRDAFVKIGMDVMKNTPIEMFSNAIISGWIIATMVWMFPSAGSAKIVVIILMTWLIALADTTHIVVGTVEILYLVFNGTLHWSDFFWPFALPTLAGNICGGTFIFALLSHAQIRNDMSNKRKAELKARENDDKSTKKSS; this is encoded by the coding sequence AGTGGGCGAAGAAAAAATTGGCGAGAGCGATGAGGAACTTGAAATTGAAAGCGAGGAGAAAGCGCGTGGCGAGAAAATAGAAATTGATGAAGATCGCCTCCCTTCCCGCGCGATGGCCATCCATGAGCATATACGCCAGGACGGTGAAAAAGAGATGGAGCGCGATGCCATGGCCCTCTTCTGGTCAGCTATCGCCGCAGGGCTCTCAATGGGCGCATCTCTTCTCGCCAAAGGGATATTTCATGTTCAGCTGGAAGGTGTGCCGGGCGGTTTTTTACTCGAGAATCTCGGCTATACCTTCGGCTTTGTGATTGTCATCATGGCCCGCCAGCAGCTGTTTACCGAAAACACGGTGACCGCCGTTCTGCCGGTGATGCAAAACCCTACCCTCGGCAATTTCGGTTTATTGATGCGGCTCTGGAGCGTGGTTCTGCTGGGAAATATCATCGGCACGGGCATCGCGGCCTGGGCGTTCGAATATATGCCGATTTTTGATGAACCTACACGGGATGCATTTGTAAAAATCGGCATGGATGTGATGAAAAACACCCCGATCGAGATGTTCTCGAATGCCATCATCTCCGGCTGGATCATCGCCACGATGGTCTGGATGTTTCCTTCAGCAGGGAGCGCCAAAATTGTCGTGATCATATTGATGACCTGGCTGATTGCGCTGGCTGACACCACGCATATTGTGGTCGGTACCGTAGAAATACTGTATCTGGTCTTTAACGGTACGCTTCACTGGAGCGACTTTTTCTGGCCGTTCGCCCTGCCGACACTAGCAGGAAACATCTGCGGCGGAACGTTTATCTTCGCGCTGTTAAGCCATGCCCAAATCCGTAACGACATGTCGAACAAACGCAAAGCGGAGCTTAAAGCGCGGGAAAATGATGATAAATCGACAAAAAAATCGTCCTGA
- a CDS encoding VasL domain-containing protein, with the protein MNDIIPRKIKTGGDPRTLPDYAALRDELSKLTHPARPDVNWQYVEKLGLSLFEQNGVELQTAAWYTLARTHLSGLAGLNEGLAILEALISHQWDVFWPKTLHARMEILSGLSQRLQQRMRMLPLNNSHLSELYSAEALLTRLGSVLQRLELKHLSQFDTLRTLVRSNAERLEIRNDASDLNAIKLPGRDLPQERAESVGEVKWVYVVQPENQPNAEDRRTAHGAARAWKPFVAGMCSMLAIGVAVAWGGGFLSRPDPLTTQAIASLAPLPEVLTPVQQDALAQQGTLPSTFITETQQQLARLDKLPPDWNISYSLQLLAQLQILRPEEAKPLTSQWHQKFNAAALPVDAMNSWYEGMMKLQQLSHRLSSLDEQKGKYITVSELKSVVFSTIQSFNQTIPAEEQLRRLSQHPAGDALPEAEKTQLELRLRQLAARYAQIKQESSAQ; encoded by the coding sequence ATGAATGACATCATCCCACGTAAAATAAAAACCGGCGGCGACCCGCGCACGCTGCCAGATTACGCCGCCCTCCGCGATGAACTCAGTAAGCTGACTCATCCTGCTCGCCCGGATGTGAACTGGCAATATGTCGAAAAACTCGGTCTCTCACTGTTCGAACAGAACGGTGTGGAGTTGCAGACTGCAGCCTGGTACACCCTTGCTCGGACTCATCTGTCGGGGTTAGCTGGCCTGAACGAAGGGCTGGCGATTCTGGAGGCACTGATTAGCCATCAGTGGGACGTTTTTTGGCCGAAGACATTACATGCTCGTATGGAAATTCTTAGCGGCTTGAGCCAGCGCCTGCAGCAGCGCATGCGTATGCTTCCACTCAACAACAGCCATCTCAGTGAGCTTTATAGCGCTGAAGCGTTGCTTACCCGGCTGGGTTCGGTGCTCCAGCGCCTTGAACTGAAGCACCTTAGCCAGTTCGATACATTACGAACGTTGGTACGTTCGAATGCTGAACGGCTGGAAATCCGTAATGACGCATCAGATTTGAATGCGATTAAGCTGCCCGGTCGTGACTTACCTCAGGAGAGGGCGGAATCGGTTGGCGAAGTGAAATGGGTCTATGTTGTGCAGCCGGAAAATCAGCCGAATGCAGAGGATCGTAGGACAGCCCACGGAGCTGCCAGAGCATGGAAACCCTTTGTCGCCGGGATGTGTTCTATGCTGGCGATCGGCGTCGCCGTGGCGTGGGGAGGGGGCTTTCTGTCCAGACCCGATCCCTTAACGACTCAGGCCATTGCCTCGCTGGCGCCGTTACCTGAAGTGCTTACACCTGTTCAGCAAGACGCGTTAGCACAGCAAGGTACTTTACCGTCCACATTTATCACAGAAACGCAGCAGCAGCTTGCCCGACTGGATAAGCTGCCTCCTGACTGGAATATTTCCTACAGCCTTCAGCTGTTAGCGCAACTCCAGATATTGCGGCCGGAGGAGGCGAAGCCGCTCACCTCGCAGTGGCACCAAAAATTTAACGCGGCAGCGTTGCCTGTCGACGCTATGAACAGTTGGTATGAGGGAATGATGAAGCTTCAGCAACTGAGTCATCGGCTGAGCAGTCTGGATGAGCAAAAAGGAAAATATATCACGGTGAGTGAGCTTAAATCGGTGGTTTTTTCGACTATACAGTCATTTAACCAAACAATACCGGCTGAAGAACAACTCCGACGCCTGTCACAGCATCCAGCCGGAGATGCGCTTCCTGAAGCCGAAAAGACCCAGCTGGAGTTGCGCCTAAGACAGCTTGCTGCGCGTTACGCTCAAATAAAACAGGAATCTTCTGCTCAGTGA
- a CDS encoding GIY-YIG nuclease family protein → MARRKKDDNAAGVVLVIIGVIVWGIYVAVRALINFNERFIESVSNPAGIISLFFGLLIAVALIMRVFIYRGFRKKTAELEQAMSYLIQKEKAFEETVSTEVARGLYQEKQRLAGQWDDFHNAKNKASRALQRIVDSAYKFKVKTLLSGTTVNNWQSKYDQLRKEREAYAAISEKIAFLELEDNADWEGVKQQFLDKVALLEKAQEEKEYQAELKRQMREEKQRQDELEQQQREAEEEEQRLAEQQRLLEEALLAAEGAHRVELERQRLELEQKIQDVHQQYERAKSMAQLTKQGYVYVISNIGSFGENVFKIGMTRRLEPMERVKELSGAAVPFDFDVHAMISCDDAPALERTLHEHLERYRINRINLRKEFFRIELSRIIEEVERHHGQIEYIADPVALQYLQSLEYAESEAA, encoded by the coding sequence ATGGCACGAAGGAAAAAAGATGACAATGCCGCAGGGGTTGTTTTGGTTATTATCGGTGTAATTGTCTGGGGTATTTATGTCGCGGTAAGAGCATTAATAAATTTTAATGAGCGATTTATCGAGTCTGTGTCGAATCCAGCAGGAATCATCAGTTTATTCTTTGGCTTACTGATAGCCGTTGCGTTGATAATGCGGGTTTTCATTTACCGGGGCTTCCGTAAGAAAACAGCGGAGCTGGAACAGGCTATGTCGTACCTCATTCAGAAAGAGAAGGCCTTTGAAGAAACCGTCAGTACTGAAGTGGCTCGCGGTCTGTATCAGGAAAAGCAACGCCTTGCCGGTCAGTGGGATGACTTCCACAATGCCAAAAATAAAGCCTCCCGGGCACTGCAGCGTATTGTGGACTCCGCGTACAAATTCAAAGTCAAAACCCTGCTTTCTGGCACCACGGTGAATAACTGGCAAAGCAAGTACGACCAGCTCAGGAAGGAAAGAGAGGCTTACGCTGCTATCAGCGAGAAAATCGCCTTTCTGGAACTGGAAGATAACGCCGACTGGGAAGGCGTAAAACAGCAGTTTCTGGATAAGGTTGCTCTGCTGGAAAAAGCGCAGGAAGAAAAAGAATATCAGGCTGAGCTCAAGCGCCAGATGCGTGAAGAAAAACAGCGTCAGGATGAACTGGAACAGCAGCAGCGCGAAGCGGAAGAGGAGGAGCAACGTCTCGCCGAACAGCAGCGTTTACTGGAAGAAGCCCTGCTTGCCGCTGAAGGTGCTCACAGGGTAGAACTGGAAAGACAGCGCCTGGAGTTGGAGCAGAAAATCCAGGACGTGCATCAGCAGTATGAACGTGCCAAATCCATGGCCCAGCTCACCAAACAGGGATACGTGTATGTCATTTCGAATATCGGCTCCTTCGGTGAAAACGTCTTCAAAATCGGTATGACCCGACGACTGGAGCCCATGGAGCGCGTGAAAGAATTGAGCGGGGCAGCTGTGCCGTTTGATTTTGATGTCCACGCCATGATTTCTTGCGATGATGCCCCTGCGCTAGAAAGGACGTTACATGAACATCTGGAACGCTACCGGATTAACCGAATCAATCTGCGTAAAGAGTTTTTCCGGATCGAGCTTAGCCGAATTATTGAAGAGGTGGAGCGTCACCACGGGCAGATTGAATATATTGCTGACCCGGTAGCGCTACAGTATCTGCAGAGTCTCGAATATGCAGAAAGCGAAGCCGCATAA
- the tssE gene encoding type VI secretion system baseplate subunit TssE, with product MPDRKSPSLYEILTGNFTGELSLEVVNEEDQVILSVLHNIQRILNARTGTVSHLPDYGLPDMTKILQGMPGTAHELIDTLAGVLLKYEPRVQSLNVTLLEQQVPGELRYAIDAELRGIGLVRYGTQFMPEGRVMLRHLKNQQLLGSVAPH from the coding sequence ATGCCAGACAGAAAATCCCCATCTTTATATGAAATTCTTACTGGCAACTTTACAGGGGAGCTTTCCCTTGAAGTTGTAAACGAAGAAGACCAGGTCATTTTATCAGTACTGCATAATATCCAGCGTATTTTAAATGCCCGTACTGGAACCGTAAGCCATTTACCAGATTATGGTTTGCCCGATATGACTAAAATCCTGCAAGGAATGCCTGGAACTGCCCATGAGCTAATCGATACGCTGGCTGGTGTCTTGCTTAAGTATGAACCCCGTGTGCAGTCTCTGAATGTCACTTTACTCGAACAGCAAGTGCCCGGTGAACTCCGCTACGCCATTGATGCTGAATTGAGAGGTATTGGGCTTGTACGGTATGGAACCCAGTTTATGCCCGAAGGTCGCGTTATGCTGCGACACCTTAAGAACCAGCAGCTTCTGGGCTCAGTAGCCCCCCATTAA
- a CDS encoding DUF6201 family protein produces the protein MKIKKIYLAFFLLLIIWAFLPSTLFINEKTKVFDIVSPDKQYKVNIYHAKIISPLSLYKYLKDEDYYFVLYDSNGGVIFKPSLFYGMSEIAAYDSIEFLYGKDKELLFPGELGYDGFVLK, from the coding sequence ATGAAAATCAAAAAAATATATCTTGCATTTTTTTTATTGCTAATCATTTGGGCATTTTTGCCTTCTACTTTGTTTATCAATGAAAAAACAAAGGTGTTTGATATAGTCAGTCCTGATAAACAATATAAGGTAAATATATATCATGCTAAAATAATATCTCCGTTATCACTTTATAAATACCTGAAAGATGAAGATTACTATTTTGTTTTATATGATTCTAATGGGGGTGTGATATTTAAGCCTTCACTATTTTACGGTATGTCTGAAATTGCGGCATATGACTCCATTGAATTTTTGTACGGTAAGGATAAAGAACTTCTTTTTCCTGGTGAATTAGGCTATGACGGATTTGTTTTAAAATAA
- a CDS encoding DUF6402 family protein yields the protein MAVSSTTTTKEPEQQEKKVSVDFFHIDMIPDAMREMGWEMAPKLMEHWFEISPAFIFTTESKRKKLDEDARNLPSTQVSTEIVKMSWALKFEQVSAGIEELTGRWKSMKGIARLRKLLQNKGDFNKGAISLGYTDDVMELDNTSQVNLITIGSKFDTVNDWYGAMGNSNLKVCVRGMTQVREGKVFFIVDKLGFYLKDTYDFVDEGNASEPLGVWSKNRILNKEETGIYMSTYLSGFWGHLVRSFSGFVPIFNKDFRKWQKKHDSGGDYIVFSDVLWVSPRETDKEIPL from the coding sequence ATGGCAGTTTCATCAACGACTACCACAAAAGAACCGGAGCAGCAGGAAAAGAAAGTCAGTGTAGACTTCTTCCATATTGATATGATCCCTGACGCGATGAGAGAAATGGGATGGGAAATGGCTCCTAAGTTAATGGAGCATTGGTTTGAAATTTCACCAGCATTTATTTTTACTACTGAAAGTAAAAGAAAAAAATTAGATGAAGATGCAAGAAACTTACCATCAACTCAAGTTAGTACTGAAATAGTCAAAATGTCATGGGCACTTAAATTTGAGCAGGTTAGCGCTGGGATTGAAGAGCTTACTGGTCGTTGGAAAAGTATGAAAGGTATTGCTCGATTAAGAAAATTGCTTCAAAATAAAGGTGATTTTAATAAAGGTGCGATATCTCTTGGGTATACTGACGATGTTATGGAATTGGATAACACATCCCAAGTAAATCTAATAACCATAGGAAGTAAATTTGATACGGTAAACGATTGGTATGGTGCAATGGGAAATTCGAATCTTAAAGTATGTGTTCGTGGAATGACGCAAGTCAGGGAGGGAAAAGTATTTTTTATTGTAGATAAGTTGGGCTTTTACCTCAAGGATACTTATGATTTCGTTGATGAAGGAAATGCATCAGAACCTTTAGGGGTTTGGAGTAAAAACCGTATACTAAACAAGGAAGAAACTGGCATTTACATGTCCACTTACTTATCTGGTTTTTGGGGGCATCTGGTGAGGAGTTTTTCAGGATTTGTGCCGATTTTTAACAAAGACTTCCGGAAGTGGCAAAAAAAACATGATTCAGGTGGTGATTACATTGTTTTTTCTGATGTATTATGGGTCTCGCCGAGAGAAACTGACAAGGAAATTCCTCTGTAA
- a CDS encoding type VI secretion system Vgr family protein, with protein sequence MDNWLALFDGQTCYFLDINDSPVKPDVLRFRGREALSEPFRWDIEFTCLQANIPPEQVLMKYATFRMRSGKNVHGRVTRLEWLSTSRDQSHYRLTLSSRLALLGYTRQCAVYQNQSVPEVVEQVLRRHGLEGPDFEFRLERTYPPREIITQWRETDLEFIRRILSEVGIYWRTEMDDVRGLDTYIFADSQLNYRFDVRLPYSEPSGLFDGAAESVWDVRTWHRVATGSVATRDYNYRTASTPMDATVSVRNDAVTTGEHYRYAAPYRDAGDDTSPEPETESGAFYARIHHERELNKSARIHLFSNAAHLTPGQVLEPQGDVITALKEGVVLTLVTFRGARDFRLHVSVWGMPYTERYCFRPADIPRPEIHGTLPARVESREKNDIYAHLDEQGRYRVKLDFDREGTEPGYGYLWLRMAKPYAGDTLGWHTPLTDGTEVAIAYSNGDIDLPYIAYALHDSEHPDPVSRDNHTRNVLRTPANNKLRMEDKRGEEHIKLATEYGKTQLNSGHLVDAQGQRRGEGTELRTDEHGVIRAGKGLFVSADAQVKAQGEVLDRDAALKEIDRLNQQLQQLETAAEHAQALKADVDSQIAMFEQRLKPLNEVLLMSAPEGMALTSGEHLQMTAAKNVAINAGEDISIGTMGNMTALAGEKLGLFAREGQLNLKASEGPVDVQAQNASLRLFAEQKLTLSSASDISFAGKKRITLTGGGSYLRLEAGKIEYGTTAMYLRRVKRTMAAGSSTLGQGTAEMPAPLPNLSCGPNTACFRVLDSLTGSEDMEFAYQLQTSTGTVVGRTDSALTHAINSDTEENVNLDYVFQIRAGTR encoded by the coding sequence ATGGATAACTGGTTAGCGCTTTTTGACGGACAGACCTGTTACTTTCTGGATATTAATGACAGTCCAGTGAAGCCGGATGTTTTGCGCTTTCGCGGCAGGGAAGCCCTGAGTGAGCCGTTCCGGTGGGATATTGAGTTCACCTGCCTGCAGGCGAACATCCCCCCGGAACAGGTGCTGATGAAATATGCCACCTTCCGGATGCGAAGCGGCAAAAATGTCCACGGCAGGGTGACCCGCCTGGAATGGCTGTCCACATCCAGGGACCAGTCTCACTACCGGCTTACGCTCAGTTCCCGCCTGGCGCTGCTGGGATACACCCGGCAGTGCGCGGTATATCAGAACCAGTCCGTCCCGGAGGTGGTGGAGCAGGTGCTGCGCAGACACGGGCTGGAGGGACCTGATTTTGAATTCAGGCTGGAGCGCACCTACCCGCCGCGTGAAATTATCACCCAGTGGCGGGAAACGGACCTGGAGTTTATCCGGCGCATTCTGTCCGAGGTGGGCATTTACTGGCGTACGGAGATGGACGACGTGCGCGGTCTGGATACGTACATATTTGCCGACAGCCAGCTTAACTACCGGTTTGACGTGCGCCTGCCGTACAGCGAGCCATCGGGCCTGTTTGACGGCGCGGCAGAATCGGTCTGGGATGTGCGGACCTGGCACAGGGTTGCCACCGGCTCTGTCGCCACGCGGGATTACAACTACCGGACTGCCTCCACGCCGATGGATGCGACGGTCAGTGTACGTAACGATGCGGTCACCACCGGGGAACATTACCGCTACGCAGCGCCTTACCGTGACGCAGGTGACGACACCAGCCCGGAGCCGGAAACCGAATCCGGCGCCTTTTATGCCCGCATCCATCACGAGCGGGAACTGAACAAATCAGCCCGCATCCACCTGTTCAGCAATGCTGCCCACCTCACGCCCGGGCAGGTGCTGGAGCCACAGGGCGACGTCATTACGGCCCTGAAAGAGGGTGTTGTCCTCACGCTTGTGACCTTCCGGGGAGCCCGTGATTTCCGCCTGCACGTGTCGGTGTGGGGCATGCCCTACACCGAGCGTTACTGTTTCCGCCCGGCGGACATCCCGCGCCCGGAAATCCACGGCACGCTTCCGGCCCGGGTCGAGAGCCGGGAGAAAAATGATATTTACGCCCACCTTGACGAACAGGGGCGCTACCGGGTGAAGCTCGACTTCGACCGGGAGGGGACGGAACCCGGGTACGGCTACCTGTGGCTGCGGATGGCAAAGCCTTATGCCGGAGACACGCTGGGGTGGCACACACCGCTCACCGACGGGACCGAAGTGGCGATTGCGTACAGCAACGGCGATATTGACCTGCCGTATATCGCATATGCCCTGCACGATTCTGAACATCCGGACCCTGTCTCCCGCGACAACCACACCCGCAACGTGCTGCGCACCCCGGCGAACAACAAGCTGCGGATGGAGGATAAACGTGGCGAGGAGCATATCAAGCTCGCCACGGAGTACGGCAAAACGCAGCTGAACAGCGGGCATCTGGTGGACGCACAGGGACAGCGTCGCGGTGAAGGCACCGAGCTGCGCACGGATGAACATGGCGTTATTCGTGCCGGTAAAGGGCTGTTTGTCAGCGCGGATGCGCAGGTGAAAGCACAGGGTGAGGTCCTTGACAGGGATGCGGCGCTGAAGGAAATCGACCGGCTGAATCAGCAACTGCAGCAGCTGGAAACCGCGGCGGAGCACGCTCAGGCGCTGAAAGCGGATGTCGACAGCCAGATAGCGATGTTTGAGCAGCGGCTGAAGCCGCTTAATGAGGTGCTGCTGATGTCCGCTCCGGAAGGAATGGCCCTGACCAGCGGGGAGCACCTGCAGATGACAGCCGCGAAGAACGTCGCCATTAATGCGGGCGAGGATATCAGTATCGGAACAATGGGTAACATGACGGCGCTGGCCGGGGAAAAGCTGGGGCTGTTTGCGCGGGAGGGGCAACTGAACCTGAAGGCATCGGAAGGGCCGGTGGATGTCCAGGCGCAAAACGCCAGCCTGCGACTCTTTGCGGAGCAGAAGCTGACGCTGAGCTCGGCGAGTGACATCTCCTTCGCCGGAAAGAAACGTATCACGCTGACTGGGGGCGGAAGCTACCTGCGGCTGGAGGCGGGGAAGATTGAGTACGGCACGACAGCGATGTATCTGCGCAGGGTGAAGCGGACTATGGCGGCGGGAAGCAGTACCCTGGGGCAGGGAACTGCTGAAATGCCCGCTCCATTACCAAATTTATCATGTGGTCCAAATACAGCGTGTTTCAGGGTCCTGGATTCCTTAACAGGTTCTGAAGATATGGAATTTGCATATCAATTACAGACATCTACCGGTACAGTGGTAGGAAGAACTGATTCAGCTCTGACGCATGCAATAAATTCAGATACCGAAGAAAACGTAAACCTGGACTATGTTTTCCAGATCAGAGCGGGGACAAGGTAA
- the tssJ gene encoding type VI secretion system lipoprotein TssJ has translation MATVTRCWALTLIACSLLAGCGLTQTVTDGTVSITKSIFYKKIKTLHLDFTPRKAINADGAQTPLATMVRVYQLRDRKAVDAADYQTLLRKADTVLKDDVLASKELLVMPEGSVTLNMPMDEDTQFVAVVGLFNRPDQKENRWRLVLTRDDLDPDKPRTIELGDGWLSLVPVKE, from the coding sequence ATGGCAACAGTAACCCGCTGTTGGGCGTTGACGCTTATTGCCTGTAGCCTGCTCGCTGGCTGCGGTCTGACTCAGACCGTTACGGACGGTACGGTCAGCATCACGAAATCCATCTTCTACAAGAAAATTAAAACACTGCATCTGGATTTTACCCCGCGCAAGGCCATCAACGCCGATGGCGCACAGACGCCGCTGGCGACCATGGTGCGGGTTTATCAGCTCCGGGATCGTAAGGCGGTTGATGCCGCTGATTACCAGACGCTGCTGCGCAAGGCCGATACGGTACTTAAGGACGACGTGCTGGCATCAAAAGAGCTGCTGGTGATGCCCGAAGGCAGCGTGACGCTCAATATGCCCATGGATGAGGACACTCAGTTCGTGGCGGTGGTGGGGCTGTTTAACCGACCGGATCAGAAGGAGAACCGCTGGCGTCTGGTGCTGACCCGTGATGACCTCGACCCGGACAAACCCCGCACGATTGAACTGGGTGATGGCTGGCTCAGCCTTGTGCCGGTAAAGGAATGA
- the tssG gene encoding type VI secretion system baseplate subunit TssG: protein MARESQPARTGLTLALNKDIWRANFYRFCQLLEQENPDAPKLGTTSHPGDDPVRFRPWPGMGFPVSTLKAVEIDEDNPTLPPTVRTTFLGVYGVDSPLPTSYLDDIAQRREGHEAVTSFLDIFSHRITTQYYRIWRKYAYPATFEAGGRDATSQCLLGLVGLGIPGTAEQVATPVSRFLALLGTMRLPTRNAEGIRALVSLLAPNTRAIITEPDPVKVHIDNRSGLGAGNRIRLSQRATLGKTGREACSRVLVTLVTEDPGEAEGWLPGGILHTDLLVLLRVYLGYRSDARLRLTVPVRLLPEPRLGKGRRIQLGRTGLLGLKEGKLSNDRETLTVSLGRYEGLQCSAFSPAEDGHYRFD, encoded by the coding sequence ATGGCGCGAGAATCACAGCCAGCACGTACCGGGCTGACGTTAGCCCTTAACAAAGATATCTGGCGGGCCAATTTTTATCGTTTCTGCCAACTGCTGGAGCAGGAAAATCCGGACGCGCCGAAACTGGGCACCACCAGCCATCCGGGCGACGATCCGGTACGGTTCAGGCCCTGGCCTGGTATGGGATTCCCGGTCAGTACCCTGAAAGCGGTGGAGATCGACGAAGACAACCCGACATTACCCCCAACGGTCCGCACGACATTTCTCGGGGTGTATGGCGTGGACTCCCCTCTGCCAACGTCCTATCTGGACGACATTGCGCAGCGCCGCGAAGGGCACGAGGCGGTCACCTCGTTTCTGGATATTTTCAGCCACCGCATCACCACCCAGTATTACCGGATCTGGCGAAAATACGCCTATCCGGCCACCTTCGAGGCAGGTGGCCGCGATGCCACATCTCAGTGTCTGCTGGGGCTGGTGGGACTCGGTATACCGGGAACGGCTGAGCAGGTGGCGACGCCGGTTTCCCGCTTTCTGGCCCTGCTGGGCACCATGCGATTACCCACCCGCAATGCAGAAGGCATCCGGGCCCTGGTGAGCCTGCTGGCACCGAATACCCGGGCAATTATCACCGAACCGGATCCGGTGAAGGTCCATATCGATAACCGTAGCGGGCTGGGTGCAGGGAACCGCATCCGTCTTTCTCAGCGGGCCACGCTGGGTAAAACGGGCAGGGAAGCCTGTAGCAGAGTGCTGGTGACACTGGTCACGGAAGATCCCGGCGAAGCCGAAGGCTGGTTACCCGGTGGCATCCTCCATACCGATTTACTGGTCCTGCTGCGCGTCTATCTCGGCTACCGAAGTGATGCCCGACTGCGCCTCACGGTACCCGTGCGGCTGTTGCCTGAACCGCGCCTTGGTAAAGGCAGGCGTATCCAGCTGGGCCGGACCGGTTTACTGGGTCTCAAAGAAGGCAAGCTCAGCAATGACCGGGAAACTCTGACCGTCAGTCTGGGCCGCTATGAAGGGTTGCAATGTTCTGCTTTCTCCCCCGCTGAAGACGGACATTATCGCTTCGACTAA